Proteins from one Amycolatopsis benzoatilytica AK 16/65 genomic window:
- a CDS encoding deoxyguanosinetriphosphate triphosphohydrolase family protein — MDDTDPRAARRDPASIVGGFTDLAASPFRIDRDRIIASPFFARLGGVTQVVSAGGAGLLHNRLTHSLKVAQVARGIAERITGASESAELAAKLGGCDPDACEAAALAHDLGHPPFGHLGEQTLDRIARHRFGLADGFEGNAQTFRILTTTDVRGPSSIGLDLTTAVRAAVLKYPWARLHYPEPHPTSMPNPPRGAAEPGEAPGTGASKFCAYVTELDDFEQSRAPFAELIEPWQQTLEASVMDTADDIAYAIHDLQDFHRIGVLQHAPVAAELGEWLAHAVDLAGLDDAQLSAEIRRPGRSLERMRRRMHAKDAWIVDDDAFAAAVARVRRELVEGLLADGFDGSTEAEQATAAFSANWTARLVDGVFVLPSPSTRSGHVSLRPAQWHEVQVLKFVHRRFVLLRPDLALHQRGQASLVTTLVDALDAWLLDRDEASRLPRRLHDLVELAHSEYAALARTAPELLIGATGERVEGKDAVRGLARGRAVVDFVASLTDKQAVSLLDALSGRSSQPWSDSFVL; from the coding sequence ATGGACGACACCGATCCGAGGGCGGCGCGCCGGGACCCGGCGAGCATCGTCGGCGGATTCACCGACCTCGCGGCCAGCCCGTTTCGCATCGACCGCGACCGGATCATCGCGTCGCCGTTCTTCGCGCGGCTCGGCGGGGTCACCCAGGTGGTCAGCGCCGGCGGGGCCGGGCTGCTGCACAACCGGCTGACGCACAGCCTCAAGGTCGCGCAGGTCGCGCGCGGGATCGCCGAACGGATCACCGGGGCGAGCGAATCCGCCGAACTGGCCGCGAAACTCGGCGGCTGCGACCCGGACGCCTGCGAGGCGGCGGCGCTGGCGCACGACCTCGGTCATCCGCCGTTCGGGCATCTGGGCGAACAGACCCTGGACCGGATCGCCCGGCACCGGTTCGGCCTGGCGGACGGTTTCGAGGGCAACGCGCAGACGTTCCGGATCCTCACCACGACGGACGTGCGCGGCCCGTCGTCGATCGGGCTGGACCTGACCACGGCAGTCCGCGCCGCGGTGCTGAAGTACCCGTGGGCGCGCCTGCACTATCCGGAGCCGCACCCCACGTCGATGCCGAACCCGCCGCGCGGCGCGGCGGAGCCGGGCGAAGCTCCGGGGACCGGGGCGAGCAAGTTTTGTGCCTATGTCACGGAGTTGGACGACTTCGAGCAGTCCCGTGCGCCGTTCGCCGAGCTGATCGAGCCGTGGCAGCAGACCCTGGAAGCGTCCGTCATGGACACTGCCGACGACATCGCGTACGCGATCCACGATCTGCAGGACTTCCACCGGATCGGCGTCCTGCAGCATGCGCCGGTCGCGGCCGAGCTGGGGGAGTGGCTGGCGCACGCGGTCGACCTGGCGGGCCTGGACGACGCCCAGCTCTCGGCGGAGATCCGCCGACCAGGTCGTTCGCTGGAACGGATGCGGCGGCGCATGCACGCGAAAGACGCCTGGATCGTCGACGACGACGCGTTCGCCGCGGCGGTGGCGCGAGTGCGGCGCGAACTGGTCGAGGGCCTGCTCGCGGACGGTTTCGACGGCTCGACCGAAGCCGAACAGGCGACCGCGGCGTTCTCCGCGAACTGGACCGCACGCCTGGTGGACGGCGTGTTCGTGCTGCCGTCCCCGTCGACCCGGTCCGGGCATGTTTCGCTGCGGCCCGCGCAGTGGCATGAGGTGCAAGTCCTGAAATTCGTCCACCGCCGCTTCGTGCTGCTGCGGCCGGATCTCGCGCTGCACCAGCGGGGGCAGGCCAGCCTGGTGACGACGTTGGTCGACGCGCTGGACGCGTGGCTGCTCGACCGCGACGAAGCTTCCCGTCTGCCGAGGCGTCTGCACGACCTGGTGGAGCTGGCGCATTCCGAATACGCGGCGCTGGCTCGGACCGCGCCGGAGCTGCTGATCGGCGCGACTGGCGAGCGAGTCGAGGGCAAGGACGCGGTGCGCGGCCTGGCCAGGGGCCGGGCGGTGGTGGACTTCGTGGCTTCGCTGACCGACAAGCAGGCGGTCTCGCTGCTGGACGCGTTGTCGGGGCGGTCCAGCCAGCCGTGGTCGGATTCGTTCGTGTTGTGA
- a CDS encoding GNAT family N-acetyltransferase has translation MSLELTVREAGEEDWPRIWPIVHDVITEQQTFAYDPEMTSAEAERSWLVPAPGRTVVAVRGDEVLGTANMYANRPGPGNHVASGSLMVARTARGAGVGRALVSDLIAWARRAGFAAIQFNAVAETNGTAIRLYESLGFVTLGVAPGAFRHPVAGRVGLRIMWLEL, from the coding sequence ATGTCACTGGAACTGACGGTCCGGGAAGCCGGAGAAGAGGACTGGCCGCGGATCTGGCCGATCGTCCACGATGTCATCACCGAACAGCAAACGTTTGCCTACGACCCGGAGATGACCTCGGCCGAGGCCGAGCGGTCCTGGCTGGTGCCCGCTCCGGGCCGGACCGTCGTCGCGGTCCGCGGGGACGAGGTGCTCGGCACGGCGAACATGTATGCCAACCGGCCGGGTCCGGGGAACCATGTCGCGTCGGGGAGCCTGATGGTGGCCCGGACGGCGCGAGGCGCCGGGGTGGGGCGGGCGCTGGTTTCCGATCTGATCGCGTGGGCGCGGCGGGCTGGCTTCGCGGCGATCCAGTTCAACGCGGTAGCGGAGACGAACGGCACCGCGATCCGGCTGTACGAGAGTCTGGGGTTCGTGACGCTCGGGGTGGCGCCGGGAGCGTTCCGGCATCCGGTGGCGGGGCGGGTGGGGCTGCGGATCATGTGGCTGGAACTGTGA
- a CDS encoding Vms1/Ankzf1 family peptidyl-tRNA hydrolase → MRSPAASIVRSGRCVVLGGDRRALDELRAGRRLAKLFDRAEPRLLEIREPRHEVLAEAARRARAVEVVVREPASGR, encoded by the coding sequence GTGCGAAGTCCTGCTGCCTCGATTGTCCGAAGTGGACGGTGTGTGGTGCTCGGCGGCGACCGCCGGGCACTGGACGAACTCCGCGCCGGCCGGCGGCTGGCGAAGCTGTTCGACCGGGCGGAGCCGCGCCTGCTGGAGATCCGCGAGCCGCGGCACGAGGTGCTGGCCGAAGCGGCGCGGCGGGCGCGAGCGGTGGAAGTCGTGGTCCGGGAGCCGGCCAGCGGGCGTTGA
- a CDS encoding ABC-F family ATP-binding cassette domain-containing protein, which yields MITATGLELRAGSRILLDGATLRIQSGDRIGLVGRNGAGKTTSLKVLAGEGEPHAGDVRRSGELGYLPQDPREGDLSVTAKDRVLSARGLDTLLRDMEKAQTAMSELVDDKLRDKAINRYARLEERFASLGGYAAESEAARICSNLGLADRVLAQTLGTLSGGQRRRVELARILFAAAEAGAGGKSETILLLDEPTNHLDADSITWLRGFLKQHDGGLVVISHDVELLGDVVNKVWFLDATRGEIDIYNMSWQRYLDARATDEKRRRRERANAEKKASALQAQAAKLGAKATKAVAAKNMARRAEQMLASLDETRQADKVARIKFPDPASCGRTPLTADGLSKSYGSLEIFTGVDLAVDRGSKVVVLGLNGAGKTTLLRLLGGMETPDTGSVVPGHGLRLGYYAQEHETLDHDASVWENIRHLAPDTGAQELRNLLGSFLFTGEQLDQPAGTLSGGEKTRLALAGLVSSAANVLLLDEPTNNLDPASRAQVLDALRSFAGAVVLVTHDPGAVEALEPERVILLPDGTEDHWSADYLELVQLA from the coding sequence TTGATCACGGCCACTGGCCTTGAGCTGCGCGCCGGTTCGCGCATCCTGCTCGACGGCGCCACCCTCCGCATCCAGTCCGGCGACCGGATCGGCCTCGTCGGCCGCAACGGCGCGGGCAAGACCACCTCGCTGAAGGTCCTCGCGGGCGAGGGCGAACCGCACGCCGGCGACGTCCGGCGCAGCGGCGAACTCGGCTACCTGCCGCAGGACCCGCGCGAAGGCGACTTGTCGGTCACCGCGAAAGACCGCGTGCTGTCCGCGCGCGGTCTCGACACTCTGCTGCGCGACATGGAAAAGGCGCAGACAGCCATGTCCGAGCTCGTCGACGACAAGCTGCGGGACAAGGCGATCAACCGCTACGCGCGGCTCGAAGAGCGGTTCGCCTCGCTCGGCGGGTACGCGGCGGAGAGCGAGGCGGCGCGGATCTGCTCGAACCTCGGCCTCGCCGACCGGGTGCTCGCCCAGACGCTCGGCACGCTGTCCGGCGGTCAGCGCCGCCGCGTCGAGCTGGCGCGCATCCTGTTCGCCGCCGCCGAGGCGGGCGCGGGCGGCAAGTCCGAGACGATCCTGCTGCTCGACGAGCCGACCAACCACCTCGACGCCGACTCGATCACCTGGCTGCGCGGCTTCCTCAAGCAACACGACGGCGGTCTCGTGGTGATCAGCCACGACGTCGAACTGCTCGGCGACGTGGTGAACAAGGTGTGGTTCCTCGACGCGACCCGCGGCGAGATCGACATCTACAACATGAGCTGGCAGCGCTACCTCGACGCGCGCGCCACCGACGAGAAGCGCCGCCGTCGCGAGCGGGCGAACGCCGAAAAGAAGGCGTCCGCGCTGCAGGCGCAGGCCGCGAAGCTGGGCGCGAAGGCGACCAAGGCGGTGGCGGCCAAGAACATGGCCCGCCGCGCCGAGCAGATGCTCGCCTCGCTGGACGAGACGCGCCAGGCGGACAAGGTCGCCCGGATCAAGTTCCCGGACCCGGCCTCGTGCGGGCGCACGCCGCTGACCGCGGACGGACTGTCCAAGTCGTACGGCTCGCTGGAGATCTTCACCGGCGTCGACCTCGCGGTGGACCGCGGCTCGAAGGTCGTCGTGCTCGGATTGAACGGCGCCGGAAAGACGACGTTGCTCCGGTTGCTCGGCGGAATGGAAACCCCGGACACCGGTTCCGTCGTCCCGGGTCACGGATTGCGGTTGGGTTATTACGCACAGGAACACGAAACTCTCGACCATGATGCGTCGGTGTGGGAAAACATCCGCCATCTCGCACCGGACACCGGCGCGCAGGAGCTGCGGAACCTGCTCGGGTCGTTCTTGTTCACCGGCGAACAGCTGGACCAGCCCGCCGGCACGCTGTCCGGCGGTGAGAAGACCCGGCTCGCGCTCGCCGGCCTCGTGTCGAGCGCGGCGAACGTGCTGCTGCTCGACGAGCCGACGAACAACCTGGACCCGGCCAGCCGTGCGCAGGTGCTCGACGCGTTGCGCAGCTTCGCCGGTGCGGTCGTCCTCGTGACGCACGACCCGGGCGCGGTCGAAGCGCTCGAACCGGAACGGGTGATCCTGCTCCCGGACGGCACCGAGGATCACTGGTCGGCTGATTATCTGGAACTCGTGCAGCTGGCCTGA
- a CDS encoding helix-turn-helix domain-containing protein — protein MADLKKGARITGNTRDKLAADLKKKYEKGSSIRALAESTGRSYGFVHRVLSESGVQLRGRGGATRVKKK, from the coding sequence GTGGCTGATCTCAAGAAAGGCGCGCGGATCACCGGCAACACGCGTGACAAGCTGGCCGCTGATCTGAAGAAGAAATACGAGAAGGGGTCCAGCATCCGGGCGCTGGCAGAGTCCACCGGACGGTCGTATGGCTTCGTCCACCGGGTTCTGTCCGAGTCCGGGGTCCAGCTGCGGGGGCGCGGCGGGGCCACGCGGGTCAAGAAGAAGTAG